One segment of Alistipes finegoldii DSM 17242 DNA contains the following:
- a CDS encoding M16 family metallopeptidase, whose amino-acid sequence MRKFLLFAVVIAAMLAAACSKYKYETVAGDPLNTRIYTLDNGLKVYMSVNKEAPRIQTYIAVKVGGKNDPAETTGLAHYFEHLMFKGTQQFGTSDYAAEKPMLDEIESLFEVYRKTADEAERAAIYRRIDSISYEASKIAIPNEYDKLMSAIGANGTNAFTSQDMTVYVEDIPSNQIDNWAKIQADRFKNPVIRGFHTELETIYEEKNMSLTQDSRKVWEAMDAALFPNHPYGTQTVLGTQEHLKNPSITNVRNYHKTYYVPNNMAVCVSGDFEPDEMVATIEKYFGDMQPNPNLPELQFEPEKPITTPVVKEVYGLEAANVMLGWRLPGANDKSTDISDIVGSILYNGQAGLIDLDLNQQQKVLSAYGYASTQPDYSSFLVAGRPKTGQSLDEVRDLLLEEVAKLREGDFDEKLIEATINNYKMQLMRSFEENDSRAILYVYSFISGADWADEVARLDRMSKITKQDVVEWANKYLGPESYAIIYKREGKDPDEQKIAAPKITPIVTNRDSQSEFLSEIQTSQVQPIEPVFVDYKKDMSQFEAQPGIDVLYKKNETNDIFTLIYVFNTGTENDPALNLAFNYLSYLGTDKMTAEEIASEMYDIACSFYMNAGANQSSIQITGLSENMGKAMEIVEGLIAGAKPDEAILENCKADMLKSRADAKLNQSRCFGALQRYLFYGGDFIRRTTLTDPALQALTSEQLLAKIGDLTGKQHEVLYYGPQKEAEVKSALAKHHKVAADLQPLEKKFSALLPTDANKVVLAQYDAKQLYYLQFSNRGEKFDVAADPEITLYNEYFGGGMNTIVFQEMREARGLAYTAWATLATPSNANGDYSYYAFIATQNDKMQKAAEAFDDIINNMPESEKAFGIAKEALVSRLRTERTVKDGVLWSYLRARDLGLDAPRDKQIFEKVQSMTLDDVKAAQQKWVKGRKYVYGILGDIQDLDLNYLKTLGPIQTVSQEEIFGY is encoded by the coding sequence ATGAGAAAGTTTCTACTATTTGCGGTAGTCATCGCAGCGATGCTGGCCGCGGCTTGTTCCAAGTACAAGTACGAAACGGTGGCGGGCGATCCGTTGAACACCCGCATCTACACGCTCGACAACGGACTGAAAGTCTACATGAGCGTAAACAAGGAGGCGCCCCGCATCCAGACCTATATCGCCGTGAAGGTCGGCGGCAAGAACGACCCCGCGGAGACCACGGGTCTGGCGCACTACTTCGAACACCTGATGTTCAAAGGCACGCAGCAGTTCGGCACCTCGGACTACGCCGCGGAGAAACCGATGCTCGACGAGATCGAAAGTCTCTTCGAGGTTTACCGCAAGACCGCCGACGAGGCCGAGCGCGCGGCCATCTACCGCCGCATAGACTCGATCAGCTACGAAGCTTCGAAAATCGCCATTCCCAACGAGTACGACAAGCTGATGTCGGCCATCGGAGCCAACGGCACCAACGCCTTCACGTCGCAGGACATGACGGTCTACGTCGAGGACATTCCCTCGAACCAGATCGACAACTGGGCCAAAATCCAAGCCGACCGTTTCAAGAATCCCGTGATCCGCGGCTTCCATACCGAGCTTGAGACCATTTACGAGGAGAAGAACATGTCCCTGACGCAGGACAGCCGCAAAGTCTGGGAAGCGATGGACGCCGCGCTGTTCCCCAACCACCCCTACGGCACGCAGACCGTGCTGGGAACACAGGAGCATCTGAAAAATCCGTCGATCACCAACGTCCGAAACTACCACAAGACCTACTACGTGCCCAACAACATGGCCGTATGCGTTTCGGGCGATTTCGAACCCGACGAAATGGTCGCCACGATCGAGAAGTACTTCGGCGACATGCAGCCCAATCCCAACCTGCCCGAACTGCAGTTCGAACCCGAAAAGCCGATCACGACTCCCGTGGTGAAGGAGGTTTACGGACTCGAAGCGGCCAACGTCATGCTGGGCTGGCGTCTGCCGGGCGCGAACGACAAATCGACCGACATCAGCGACATCGTGGGTTCGATCCTCTACAACGGACAGGCCGGACTGATCGACCTCGACCTGAACCAGCAGCAGAAGGTGCTCTCGGCCTACGGCTATGCCTCGACGCAGCCCGATTACAGTTCGTTCCTCGTGGCCGGACGCCCCAAGACGGGGCAGTCGCTCGACGAAGTCCGCGACCTGCTTCTGGAGGAGGTGGCAAAACTGCGGGAGGGGGACTTCGATGAAAAACTGATTGAAGCGACCATCAACAACTACAAAATGCAGCTGATGCGCTCGTTCGAGGAGAACGACAGCCGCGCGATACTCTATGTCTATTCGTTCATCAGCGGCGCAGACTGGGCCGACGAGGTCGCACGGCTCGACCGCATGTCGAAGATCACCAAGCAGGACGTCGTGGAGTGGGCCAACAAATACCTCGGTCCCGAAAGTTACGCCATCATCTACAAACGCGAGGGCAAAGACCCCGACGAGCAGAAGATCGCAGCACCGAAGATCACCCCGATCGTGACCAACCGCGACTCGCAGAGCGAATTCCTCTCCGAGATACAGACCTCGCAGGTGCAGCCGATCGAACCCGTATTCGTCGATTACAAGAAAGACATGTCGCAGTTCGAGGCGCAGCCCGGCATCGACGTTCTCTACAAGAAGAACGAGACCAACGATATCTTCACGCTGATCTACGTCTTCAACACCGGTACGGAGAACGATCCGGCGTTGAATCTGGCATTCAACTACCTGAGCTATCTGGGGACCGACAAGATGACCGCCGAAGAGATCGCATCGGAGATGTACGACATCGCCTGCTCGTTCTACATGAACGCCGGGGCCAACCAGAGTTCGATCCAGATCACCGGACTGAGCGAAAACATGGGCAAAGCCATGGAGATCGTCGAAGGGCTGATCGCCGGAGCCAAACCCGACGAAGCGATTCTGGAGAATTGCAAGGCCGACATGCTCAAGAGCCGTGCGGATGCGAAGCTCAATCAGAGCCGCTGTTTCGGCGCGCTCCAGCGCTATCTGTTCTACGGCGGCGACTTCATCCGCCGCACGACCCTCACCGACCCGGCGCTGCAGGCGCTGACCTCGGAGCAGCTGCTCGCCAAAATCGGCGACCTGACGGGCAAACAGCACGAAGTGCTCTACTACGGCCCGCAGAAAGAGGCCGAAGTCAAGAGTGCGCTGGCGAAACACCACAAGGTCGCCGCCGACCTGCAGCCGCTGGAGAAGAAGTTCAGCGCCCTGCTGCCCACCGACGCGAACAAGGTCGTACTGGCTCAGTACGACGCCAAACAGCTCTACTACCTGCAGTTCTCGAACCGCGGCGAGAAATTCGACGTGGCAGCCGATCCCGAAATCACGCTCTACAACGAATATTTCGGCGGCGGCATGAACACCATCGTCTTCCAAGAGATGCGCGAGGCGCGCGGTCTGGCGTACACGGCATGGGCCACCCTCGCTACGCCGAGCAACGCCAACGGCGATTACAGCTACTACGCCTTCATCGCCACGCAGAACGACAAGATGCAAAAAGCCGCCGAAGCGTTCGACGACATCATCAACAACATGCCCGAATCGGAAAAGGCGTTCGGCATCGCCAAGGAAGCCCTCGTCTCGCGCCTGCGTACCGAGCGCACGGTCAAAGACGGCGTATTGTGGAGCTATCTCCGCGCCCGCGATCTGGGCCTCGACGCACCCCGCGACAAGCAGATTTTCGAGAAGGTCCAGTCCATGACGCTCGACGACGTGAAAGCCGCCCAGCAGAAGTGGGTCAAAGGCCGCAAATACGTCTACGGCATTCTGGGCGACATTCAGGACCTCGATCTCAACTACCTGAAAACCCTCGGTCCCATTCAGACCGTATCGCAGGAGGAGATTTTCGGCTATTGA